A genome region from Dickeya chrysanthemi NCPPB 402 includes the following:
- a CDS encoding SDR family oxidoreductase, with translation MFAITGATGQLGRLVIDALTKSVPTEQIVAVVRDPAKASTLAAQGVHVRYGDYDRPETLVNALRGVDKLLLISSSEVGKRDAQHRAVIDAAKKAGVGLIAYTSALHADTSPLGLAAEHLVTEAALAASGIPHVILRNGWYTENYAASIAPALAHGAFIGAAGEGRIASAARSDYAQAAAIVLQLHDQAGKVYELAGDHSYTLAEFTAEVAQQSGKPVQYVNLSEADFANALKGAGLPGGLADMLADSDAAAEKGGLFDNKNALSALLGRPTTPYGDVIRAALASL, from the coding sequence ATGTTTGCGATTACAGGAGCAACGGGCCAACTGGGCCGTTTGGTCATTGATGCACTGACAAAGTCAGTACCGACAGAGCAGATCGTTGCGGTGGTTCGTGATCCGGCTAAAGCCAGTACGCTGGCGGCGCAAGGGGTTCATGTTCGCTACGGCGATTACGACAGACCCGAAACACTGGTTAATGCGCTGAGAGGGGTAGACAAACTGTTGCTGATTTCATCAAGTGAAGTCGGTAAACGTGATGCTCAGCACCGTGCGGTGATCGACGCGGCCAAAAAAGCGGGAGTAGGCCTCATTGCCTACACCAGCGCGCTGCATGCGGATACGTCGCCGCTGGGGCTGGCGGCCGAACATCTGGTGACGGAAGCGGCGTTGGCGGCTTCCGGCATCCCTCACGTCATTCTGCGTAACGGCTGGTATACCGAAAACTATGCCGCCAGCATTGCGCCTGCGTTGGCGCACGGCGCGTTCATCGGCGCCGCTGGCGAGGGGCGTATCGCTTCGGCGGCGCGTAGCGACTATGCACAAGCGGCGGCCATCGTGCTGCAACTGCATGATCAGGCAGGAAAGGTGTATGAGTTGGCCGGTGATCACAGCTATACGCTGGCGGAATTTACCGCCGAAGTTGCGCAGCAGAGCGGCAAGCCGGTGCAGTATGTCAACCTGTCGGAAGCCGATTTCGCTAACGCGCTGAAAGGCGCCGGTCTGCCGGGCGGCCTGGCCGATATGCTGGCGGATTCCGACGCCGCTGCGGAAAAAGGCGGGCTGTTTGATAACAAGAATGCGTTGTCGGCATTGCTGGGCCGCCCGACCACGCCGTATGGCGACGTCATTCGCGCTGCGCTGGCGTCGTTGTAA
- a CDS encoding SrfA family protein translates to MAKLFLRSGNLDDFLALGENGQPVYTSALQLRETLRLRKQQPIADCLAIPQPNEDGDHIDWYSPFSGKITSWMAASDEQREQALTILEQYLNTVDAISERARQSDKPAQKLFGVLLSKAFQFPGSNHVYLVDDKPVITFWGFVSLGKKSRTDVLECLRPVEPVEIPEPVPEPLPEVTTQVADPEPEQPLLPAEPEPVVVAVAEPASPPQAAPSPRRVWTSIWLWAPGAALLATLAFQIRGCVSHPDNSAPAAVTAMKPEKRVLSATPPADPVIQPNLPLNVATLLPQPINAESQKKAEEKAPEAPAIVEIAAAPKGALVMPADAVKIGSIRFLDGNWQATVSVKNPLTGKPPVLRYQIKDGKGRVHFTYGEKVTCQAEVEAGLHQSGNLVINSRYRARCSDGSRYPMPEIVCTRQEASEAAECKGRYDADTLLPVTIKRESK, encoded by the coding sequence GTGGCAAAATTATTTTTACGCAGTGGAAATTTAGACGATTTTCTTGCGTTGGGAGAAAACGGTCAGCCCGTTTATACCTCGGCGCTACAATTACGGGAAACGCTGCGTCTTCGCAAACAACAGCCTATTGCTGACTGTCTGGCCATTCCCCAACCTAACGAGGATGGCGATCACATCGACTGGTATTCCCCTTTTTCCGGTAAAATCACCTCCTGGATGGCGGCCAGCGACGAGCAACGCGAGCAGGCGTTGACGATACTGGAGCAGTATCTCAACACCGTCGACGCTATCAGTGAACGGGCGCGGCAATCCGACAAACCGGCGCAAAAACTCTTCGGGGTATTGTTATCGAAAGCCTTTCAGTTTCCGGGTTCCAATCACGTCTACCTGGTAGACGATAAACCGGTTATCACCTTCTGGGGGTTTGTCAGCCTGGGGAAAAAATCCCGCACTGACGTGCTGGAATGCCTGCGCCCGGTTGAACCGGTCGAGATTCCAGAACCGGTTCCGGAACCGCTGCCGGAAGTGACCACGCAGGTTGCCGATCCTGAACCGGAACAACCGCTGCTGCCGGCTGAGCCGGAACCCGTTGTGGTTGCGGTGGCCGAACCGGCTTCTCCGCCGCAAGCCGCGCCATCGCCACGCCGGGTTTGGACCAGTATTTGGTTGTGGGCACCGGGCGCGGCGCTGCTGGCGACGTTGGCATTCCAGATCCGCGGTTGCGTTTCTCACCCTGACAATAGCGCGCCGGCGGCGGTAACCGCCATGAAACCGGAAAAACGCGTGCTGAGCGCCACACCACCGGCGGATCCCGTCATTCAGCCGAATCTGCCGTTAAACGTCGCGACGTTGTTGCCGCAGCCGATCAACGCCGAATCGCAGAAAAAAGCCGAAGAAAAAGCGCCAGAAGCCCCTGCTATCGTCGAAATCGCCGCTGCGCCAAAAGGCGCGCTGGTGATGCCTGCCGACGCGGTGAAAATCGGCTCCATCCGTTTCCTCGACGGCAACTGGCAAGCGACTGTCTCGGTGAAAAATCCTCTGACCGGCAAGCCGCCGGTTCTCCGTTACCAGATCAAAGACGGCAAAGGCCGGGTGCATTTTACCTATGGCGAAAAAGTCACCTGCCAGGCCGAGGTAGAGGCCGGGCTGCATCAGTCCGGTAATCTGGTGATCAACAGCCGCTATCGTGCGCGCTGCAGCGATGGTTCCCGCTATCCGATGCCGGAAATCGTCTGTACCCGACAGGAAGCAAGCGAAGCCGCTGAATGTAAAGGCCGCTATGATGCCGATACTTTGCTACCGGTGACGATTAAGCGTGAGAGCAAATAA
- a CDS encoding virulence factor SrfB — MLATLTDYKQHITLIQNSGIQFLDFALKLTPARSGFANRFVRKSANGPLLRLTYNDHSGKYTLPSAVQVLPEAVNPESSYTLEQSLRLLSNVWLPLPFFRFNPPRTFMGGPNNWARIQVLELGEPDDDGNTHRLCLAFDTRVYPESHDLEALAPSENDINAGRLFTLAYHSEELDDFLDQTWVDGWLREAFSQQALAVENRKPRDIRQNLREFEYQAHYLNLLDIMATLLNVPEIRITSSTLKEPAINVDLILDVGNSHTAGILVEDHTDESNGLRQTYELQIRDLSQPHYLYNELFDSRVEFAQARFGKQNFSFESGRDDAFIWPSMTRVGREASRLALQRQGTEGSSGISSPRRYLWDEEPYVPGWRFSQTTSPRQQEPLATALPLTMLVNDEGQPLFSLPLDERLPVFDPHYSRSSVMTFMLSELLAQALMQMNSAAQRLKMIHANAPRQLRNIILTLPSAMPKPEREIFRRRMIEAIGLVWKAMGWHPADEDFLTEEGQRNSSVPVPDVQMEWDEATCGQMVYLYNEAQVNFGGRAEAFFASMARPDKELADDEQPGKTLRIASIDIGGGTTDLAITQYWLDDGVGSNVKIIPRLLFREGFKVAGDDILLDVIQLYVLPALQAALKKVGVVSPDGLMTRLFGSEGRMDGQLTLRQQVTLQMFIPIGQAILEAYERFDPLDLNAEIDTTFGEMLPQTPTRKVLEYINNEIQRELPDEETPFDILHVPLILRLGKLHGEFLANRMSITQHLRLMSEVVSLYACDVLLLTGRPSRFPGIQALFRHLQPLPINRMMSLDGYHTSDWYPFNKRGRIENPKSTAAVGAMLCLLALDLRLPGFYFKAGDFEPYSTVRYLGMLDSTNTLTTDNVYYNDIDLDDADFTLDEQAGFEVRGSLCLGFRQLDNERWPASPLYSLSIVDPELARKVAGDSVLHVRLKVVPGDDNLTPERFEIAHAVLGSGHTISPHQLRLKLNTLSSTVSGMAHYWIDSGSVFKK, encoded by the coding sequence ATGCTGGCAACCCTGACTGACTATAAACAACACATTACGCTGATTCAGAATAGCGGCATTCAGTTTCTTGATTTTGCACTGAAGCTCACGCCGGCGCGCTCAGGCTTCGCCAATCGTTTCGTGCGCAAAAGCGCCAACGGGCCGCTACTGCGACTGACGTATAACGACCACAGCGGAAAATACACATTGCCGAGTGCGGTACAGGTGCTGCCGGAAGCGGTTAACCCGGAGTCCAGCTACACGCTGGAGCAGTCGCTACGCCTGCTCAGCAACGTATGGCTGCCGCTACCGTTCTTCCGCTTTAACCCACCGCGCACTTTCATGGGCGGCCCGAACAACTGGGCGCGGATACAGGTGCTGGAACTGGGCGAGCCCGACGATGACGGCAACACCCACCGCCTTTGTCTGGCGTTCGATACCCGCGTGTATCCGGAAAGTCATGATCTGGAAGCGCTGGCCCCCAGCGAAAACGACATCAACGCCGGGCGGCTGTTCACATTGGCCTACCACAGCGAAGAACTGGACGATTTTCTCGACCAGACCTGGGTGGACGGCTGGCTGCGCGAAGCCTTTTCTCAGCAAGCGCTTGCGGTAGAAAACCGTAAACCTCGCGACATCCGCCAGAATCTGCGTGAGTTCGAATATCAGGCGCATTATCTGAATCTGCTGGATATTATGGCGACGCTGCTGAATGTGCCGGAAATCCGTATCACCAGCAGTACCTTGAAAGAACCGGCCATTAATGTCGATCTGATCCTTGATGTCGGTAACTCCCATACCGCCGGGATTCTGGTGGAGGATCACACCGACGAAAGCAATGGCCTGCGGCAAACCTACGAGTTGCAGATCCGCGATTTAAGTCAGCCGCATTATTTGTACAATGAACTGTTCGACAGCCGGGTGGAATTCGCGCAGGCGCGTTTTGGCAAGCAGAATTTCTCCTTTGAAAGCGGGCGTGACGATGCCTTTATCTGGCCGTCGATGACCCGTGTCGGACGCGAGGCCAGCCGTCTGGCGTTGCAGCGTCAGGGAACGGAGGGCTCCAGCGGTATTTCCAGCCCGCGTCGTTATTTGTGGGACGAAGAGCCCTATGTGCCGGGTTGGCGTTTCAGCCAAACTACCAGCCCGCGGCAACAGGAACCGCTGGCAACCGCCTTGCCGTTGACCATGCTGGTGAACGATGAAGGACAACCGCTGTTCAGCCTGCCGCTGGACGAACGTCTGCCGGTATTCGACCCGCACTACAGCCGTAGTTCCGTGATGACGTTCATGCTCTCCGAGCTGCTGGCGCAGGCGCTGATGCAGATGAACAGCGCCGCCCAGCGCCTGAAAATGATCCATGCCAACGCGCCGCGTCAATTGCGCAATATCATTCTGACCCTGCCGTCGGCCATGCCCAAACCGGAACGCGAGATTTTCCGGCGCCGGATGATCGAAGCGATCGGTCTGGTATGGAAAGCCATGGGCTGGCACCCGGCCGATGAGGACTTCCTGACGGAAGAAGGCCAGCGCAACAGCAGCGTGCCGGTGCCGGACGTTCAGATGGAGTGGGATGAGGCCACTTGCGGGCAAATGGTGTACCTCTACAACGAAGCGCAGGTGAATTTCGGCGGCAGAGCGGAGGCGTTCTTCGCCAGCATGGCTCGCCCGGATAAGGAACTGGCGGATGACGAACAGCCAGGAAAAACCTTGCGTATCGCCTCGATTGATATCGGCGGCGGCACCACTGATCTGGCGATTACCCAATACTGGCTGGATGATGGCGTCGGTAGCAACGTCAAAATCATCCCCCGGCTGCTGTTTCGTGAAGGATTTAAAGTCGCTGGCGACGACATTTTACTGGATGTGATCCAGTTGTATGTGCTGCCGGCCTTACAGGCTGCGTTGAAAAAAGTCGGCGTTGTCAGCCCGGATGGCCTGATGACCCGCTTGTTCGGCAGTGAAGGCCGCATGGACGGTCAACTGACGTTGCGCCAGCAGGTCACGCTGCAGATGTTCATTCCTATCGGTCAGGCGATTCTGGAAGCCTATGAACGGTTCGATCCGCTCGATCTGAATGCGGAAATCGACACCACGTTCGGTGAAATGCTGCCGCAAACGCCGACGCGCAAGGTACTGGAGTACATCAATAACGAAATCCAGCGGGAACTGCCGGATGAAGAAACGCCGTTCGACATCCTGCACGTGCCGTTGATCCTGCGTCTTGGCAAACTACACGGTGAATTTCTGGCGAATCGCATGAGTATTACCCAACATCTGCGCTTGATGTCGGAAGTGGTCTCGTTGTATGCCTGCGACGTGTTGTTGCTCACCGGTCGGCCGTCTCGCTTCCCGGGCATTCAGGCGTTGTTCCGCCATCTGCAACCCTTGCCGATCAACCGCATGATGTCGCTGGATGGGTATCACACCAGCGACTGGTATCCGTTCAACAAACGCGGCCGAATTGAAAACCCGAAATCCACGGCCGCGGTGGGAGCGATGCTATGTCTGTTGGCGCTGGATCTACGCCTGCCGGGTTTCTACTTCAAAGCCGGAGATTTCGAACCCTACTCCACCGTGCGTTATCTTGGCATGTTGGACAGTACCAACACGCTCACTACCGATAATGTCTACTATAACGACATCGATCTGGATGATGCCGATTTCACACTGGACGAACAGGCGGGTTTTGAAGTGCGCGGTTCGCTGTGCCTCGGTTTCCGCCAGTTAGACAACGAACGCTGGCCCGCCTCGCCGCTCTACTCGTTATCGATAGTCGACCCGGAACTGGCCCGCAAAGTGGCCGGCGACAGCGTACTGCATGTGCGCCTGAAAGTGGTGCCGGGCGACGACAATCTCACGCCGGAGCGTTTTGAAATAGCTCACGCGGTGTTGGGGTCAGGGCACACCATTTCACCGCATCAATTGAGGTTAAAACTGAATACCTTGTCCAGCACGGTTTCCGGCATGGCACATTACTGGATCGATAGCGGGAGCGTCTTTAAGAAATGA
- a CDS encoding putative virulence factor: MKALTPKQLSSRLSRQLQSVSQGVDQAIAWIEETRRNVPRLDMEADRLIIKLRRCRNKARGLSESSLKEIAMGMFGLAQGGKTYLLTSLAGGENGRIETSIGGVTLDYQKNINPDNQQPAFVTRFTRQVEGKSTPNPVQLQLLNEADIARIIAYAFILDTDQSNAPELDEQHIADHLKTLSLHRQQEHVSGLTSDDVVALWDYLMRHDARRQKPLERKFWPLAVELAPYLGIDDRAALFSVLWGEQAEYTSLYRHFSHTLEQLSGARKVLAPISLLVDESLQPDSGIFNAGQFDRLNSPSDLSVQVRPIVNGRAARGVELSLAELIMLAAEVQIPLLSPPKETLFGQVDLLDFPGFSLQDDAEPESDDDNPDRLLRHKPHPLSRALLRAKRAYLLERYTDDQEMNLLMVCTAAACKADVRHVGRALDFWVRHTQGENPQIRSRRKPGLIWAVTRHDRRFTHGHNNDEAVQRYVGNPGDAWGTMLAMDKRGINRMAAWLDAEVRREVKLGRINEQLSELQRELSDNLLASWYQPAGADDPAHKQHIAESMLKALQTRTGVHGELLERLLPSREELRRLYLQQQEQQPPRNFASYQETLDTAVPLVSYEPFGVGLDIDLFSDEEPVESEDKEAKETLVIPAHADEEPADSRSYEAEFARNLYRYWINHLRNLPENIAIIELLGINRPTIEMLVEELITASVRLKIDDELQTMLVDSGQLGINRESKADRQVSRALNVLGDFVAWLGFQQVPEAQRPDSRVNKGNKIFAKPEKQVANFGSSRRLTKLSATPVNNTAYYIYDWLIGLNEMIIQNAGYAAGRDIKPKQRERLGTILNVIKPAEG; this comes from the coding sequence ATGAAAGCATTAACGCCCAAACAGTTGTCGAGCCGTCTCAGCCGTCAGTTGCAATCTGTTTCACAAGGTGTGGATCAGGCGATCGCCTGGATAGAAGAAACCCGGCGTAATGTTCCCCGTTTAGATATGGAAGCCGACAGGCTGATCATTAAGTTGCGGCGTTGCCGCAATAAAGCGCGCGGGTTGTCTGAATCATCGCTCAAAGAGATTGCCATGGGCATGTTCGGACTGGCTCAGGGAGGAAAAACCTATTTGCTGACCTCGTTGGCCGGGGGAGAAAACGGGCGAATCGAAACCTCTATCGGCGGCGTAACGCTGGATTACCAGAAAAACATCAATCCGGATAACCAGCAACCGGCCTTCGTCACTCGCTTTACCCGGCAGGTCGAAGGCAAAAGCACCCCGAATCCGGTACAGCTCCAGTTGCTGAACGAGGCCGATATTGCCCGCATTATCGCTTACGCCTTCATTCTTGATACGGATCAGAGTAACGCGCCGGAACTCGATGAGCAGCATATTGCCGACCACCTGAAAACCCTGTCGCTACACCGCCAGCAAGAACACGTCTCCGGGCTGACCAGCGATGATGTAGTGGCGCTGTGGGATTATTTGATGCGCCATGATGCGCGGCGGCAAAAACCGCTGGAGCGCAAGTTTTGGCCGTTGGCGGTCGAGCTGGCGCCCTACCTCGGCATCGACGATCGCGCCGCCCTGTTCTCGGTGTTATGGGGTGAGCAGGCGGAATATACATCGCTCTACCGCCACTTTTCCCACACACTGGAGCAGTTGTCCGGCGCCCGCAAGGTGTTGGCGCCGATCAGCCTGCTGGTGGATGAATCACTGCAACCCGACAGCGGTATTTTCAATGCCGGACAATTCGACAGGCTCAACAGCCCTTCCGATCTCAGCGTGCAGGTACGCCCTATCGTAAACGGCCGGGCCGCCAGAGGCGTGGAACTGTCGCTGGCCGAACTGATTATGCTGGCAGCGGAAGTGCAAATTCCGCTGTTATCTCCGCCGAAGGAAACACTCTTCGGGCAGGTCGATCTGCTTGATTTTCCGGGGTTCAGTCTACAGGACGACGCCGAACCCGAGTCGGATGACGATAACCCGGACCGGTTGTTGCGGCACAAACCCCACCCGTTATCCCGTGCATTACTGCGTGCCAAACGCGCCTATCTGCTGGAGCGTTATACCGACGATCAGGAAATGAATCTGCTGATGGTCTGTACCGCCGCGGCCTGCAAAGCCGACGTACGCCATGTCGGCCGGGCATTGGATTTCTGGGTGCGCCACACTCAGGGTGAAAACCCGCAGATCCGCAGTCGCCGCAAACCCGGCCTGATCTGGGCGGTCACGCGCCATGACCGGCGTTTTACCCACGGCCATAACAACGACGAAGCGGTGCAGCGTTATGTCGGCAATCCCGGCGATGCCTGGGGCACCATGCTGGCGATGGACAAACGCGGCATCAACCGGATGGCCGCCTGGCTCGATGCTGAAGTGCGCCGCGAAGTGAAACTGGGCCGTATCAACGAGCAGTTAAGCGAATTACAGCGCGAACTGTCCGATAATTTGCTCGCCAGTTGGTATCAACCTGCCGGTGCCGACGATCCGGCGCACAAGCAGCATATTGCCGAATCGATGCTGAAAGCATTGCAAACCCGTACCGGGGTGCACGGCGAATTGCTCGAGCGGCTGTTGCCTTCTCGCGAGGAGTTGCGCCGCCTGTATTTACAGCAACAGGAGCAGCAACCGCCGCGCAACTTTGCGTCCTATCAGGAGACGCTGGATACGGCGGTGCCGCTGGTCAGTTACGAGCCGTTCGGCGTAGGTCTGGATATCGATCTGTTCAGCGATGAGGAGCCGGTAGAAAGCGAAGATAAAGAAGCCAAAGAAACACTGGTCATTCCCGCGCACGCCGACGAAGAGCCAGCAGACAGCCGCAGCTATGAGGCGGAGTTTGCCCGTAATCTGTACCGTTATTGGATTAACCACCTGCGCAATCTGCCGGAAAACATCGCCATCATCGAACTGTTGGGCATCAACCGCCCTACCATCGAAATGTTGGTGGAGGAACTGATCACAGCCAGCGTTCGCTTGAAGATCGACGACGAACTGCAAACCATGCTGGTGGATTCCGGGCAGCTAGGGATCAACCGGGAGAGCAAAGCGGACAGGCAGGTATCGCGCGCGCTTAATGTCCTCGGCGATTTCGTCGCCTGGCTGGGGTTCCAGCAGGTGCCGGAAGCGCAACGCCCGGACAGCCGCGTGAACAAAGGCAACAAGATCTTTGCCAAACCGGAAAAGCAGGTGGCCAACTTTGGTTCATCCCGTCGCTTGACCAAGCTCTCGGCAACGCCGGTCAATAATACGGCGTATTACATCTATGACTGGCTAATCGGCCTTAATGAGATGATTATCCAGAACGCCGGTTACGCCGCCGGTCGTGATATCAAACCTAAACAACGTGAACGTCTGGGAACCATCCTCAACGTGATCAAACCGGCCGAAGGTTAA
- a CDS encoding GMC family oxidoreductase — protein MNFVTPHQAEQTDYDVVIVGGGIAGSLMAKTLTRGGKRCLILEAGDGDNLHYAGYRHTLQHYLQRPDKRHQVSGPHNVNAPTPHDTAWHSLQPDGYDDGGYLVQRGPLPFSSTYCRQLGGTSLHWLGSAMRMLPEDFELQSRYGIGLDWPLRYADLEPWYRAAEYELGVSANVAEQAYLGIRFPPDYVYPMQGLPPAWGARQLARRLSGACLVEDGESIALSLHGTPSARNGVPHPDYDHGRGYHPHGAAGGSPLGRQCTGNSHCTPFCPTQARYNALKTLEDAAPERLDVLTCSVAHKLLIDPATDAITGIQFRHYVHQDTALHRLHTVSARRYVLAGNAIANAVLLLASDACKGNDLVGRHLMDHPVLPVWGRTDTPWWPMRGPLTTSGIEVMRGGPARAQRAAYRIELSNDGWRWPVNRLYQDVEQLLAEPLCGPHLRKQMRERLSRQCSARCMVEQLPEYNNRVTIHPDYRDALGNYRPVIHYDLSLYTRAGVARAGAAMRHIFRHAGIRDHSHYLRDDPGYFTYQGQPLAFTGAGHIAGTHCMGNSPHHSVVDRQQRSWTHKNLYLVGAGNMVSMGTAPPTLTLAALTLWAAHTILSELDRMCARTR, from the coding sequence ATGAATTTCGTCACCCCTCATCAGGCAGAGCAAACCGATTACGATGTGGTGATTGTCGGCGGCGGTATCGCCGGTTCATTGATGGCCAAAACACTGACCCGCGGCGGAAAACGTTGTCTGATACTGGAGGCCGGCGACGGCGACAATCTGCACTACGCCGGCTACCGGCATACACTACAGCATTATCTCCAGCGACCGGATAAACGCCATCAGGTGTCCGGGCCGCATAACGTCAACGCACCGACGCCTCATGATACGGCATGGCATTCGCTACAGCCTGACGGCTATGACGACGGCGGTTATCTGGTTCAACGCGGCCCGTTACCATTCAGCTCCACGTATTGCCGACAACTTGGCGGCACATCGCTGCACTGGCTCGGCAGCGCCATGCGTATGCTGCCGGAAGATTTTGAATTGCAAAGCCGCTATGGCATCGGCCTGGACTGGCCGTTGCGCTATGCGGATCTCGAACCCTGGTATCGGGCAGCCGAGTATGAGCTGGGCGTATCCGCCAACGTAGCAGAACAGGCCTATCTGGGCATTCGTTTTCCGCCGGATTACGTCTATCCCATGCAGGGACTGCCGCCCGCCTGGGGCGCTCGCCAGTTGGCCCGTCGCCTCAGCGGGGCGTGTCTGGTTGAAGATGGCGAGTCTATTGCGCTGTCCCTGCACGGTACGCCGTCCGCCCGTAACGGCGTACCGCATCCCGATTATGACCATGGCCGTGGTTATCATCCTCATGGCGCGGCTGGCGGTTCGCCGCTTGGGCGGCAATGCACCGGCAACAGCCATTGTACGCCGTTCTGTCCGACGCAGGCTCGTTACAATGCGCTGAAAACGCTGGAAGACGCCGCGCCTGAACGGCTGGATGTCCTCACCTGCAGCGTGGCGCATAAACTGCTGATCGACCCTGCGACAGACGCCATTACCGGTATTCAGTTTCGTCATTATGTTCATCAGGATACAGCGTTACATCGCCTGCATACCGTTAGCGCCCGGCGCTATGTTCTGGCGGGCAATGCGATCGCGAATGCGGTTCTGCTGCTGGCGTCCGACGCCTGCAAAGGCAATGACCTGGTAGGCCGTCATTTGATGGATCATCCGGTCTTGCCGGTGTGGGGGCGAACCGATACGCCATGGTGGCCGATGCGCGGCCCGCTCACAACATCGGGTATTGAAGTCATGCGGGGCGGCCCGGCCCGTGCGCAACGGGCGGCCTATCGCATCGAACTGAGTAACGATGGCTGGCGGTGGCCGGTCAACCGGCTTTATCAGGATGTCGAACAGTTACTGGCGGAGCCGCTGTGCGGCCCTCACCTGCGTAAACAGATGCGCGAGCGGCTATCGCGGCAATGTAGCGCGCGCTGTATGGTAGAACAGTTACCGGAATACAATAATCGGGTGACGATTCATCCGGATTACCGGGATGCGCTGGGTAATTACCGCCCGGTGATTCACTACGATTTGTCGTTGTATACCCGTGCCGGCGTCGCACGCGCTGGCGCCGCCATGCGACACATTTTCAGGCACGCCGGTATTCGTGACCACAGCCACTACTTACGAGATGACCCCGGATATTTTACCTATCAAGGGCAACCACTGGCGTTTACCGGAGCCGGACACATCGCCGGCACCCATTGCATGGGGAATTCCCCCCATCATTCGGTCGTTGATCGCCAGCAACGTAGCTGGACTCATAAGAATCTCTATTTAGTCGGCGCCGGAAATATGGTGAGCATGGGGACAGCGCCACCCACGCTGACGCTGGCGGCGTTGACGTTATGGGCTGCGCACACAATTCTTTCCGAACTGGACAGAATGTGTGCCAGAACACGTTAA
- a CDS encoding ferritin-like domain-containing protein — protein sequence MNLNEQSQQHDLETTFREQGYVKLTSHKDLAHELDDIRDLLQKAMVLEHAVIPPYLTMLYTVNDDIDQRVPDVIHSVVIEEMLHFVMVGNLLNAVGGTPDINSPSFMPDYPATLPFGIEDLEIQLHPFSQHAIHQAMQIEHPKYVRPEVVASHVCSDMSIGEYYVYIESRLRAAVESFGEKAVFCGDPTRQIEPAQFCHGSYGNIIPVVDLESAINTLRQICDQGEGSPHNIWQGDENDVPHYYRFNEIYCERMYAHGDTIASGPTGDPLNIEWDKAVRTHSAAKISDYPESELRKAIVRFNRRYTEILENLQLALSGRPLKLTPAVMAMGSLREDFRAIVAHPFPGDSAYHAAPTFEYTPPPPPRFQAKSQAVTFANNQATLEKLAQAYEAGDLQMALACLSEQLVWDMTGPVDVPYTGVFYGHEGFSRFWSLMGQTVEFSSEVVEKVFFSDNQAMAYGSQQGITKSTRVPYSYDWAIRYEFTHDHRIRLMRNYFNPMKIQAALAATPPKPRSFINK from the coding sequence ATGAACTTAAACGAACAAAGCCAACAGCACGATTTGGAAACCACATTCAGGGAGCAGGGCTACGTCAAACTGACCAGTCACAAAGATCTGGCCCATGAACTGGATGACATACGGGATCTATTACAAAAAGCGATGGTTCTGGAGCACGCGGTCATTCCCCCTTATTTGACCATGCTTTATACGGTGAATGACGATATCGATCAGCGTGTTCCCGACGTGATCCACTCGGTCGTGATTGAAGAAATGCTGCACTTCGTCATGGTCGGCAACTTGCTTAATGCGGTAGGCGGCACGCCGGATATCAACAGCCCCAGCTTCATGCCTGATTATCCGGCTACGCTGCCGTTCGGTATTGAAGATCTGGAAATTCAGTTACACCCCTTCTCCCAGCATGCCATACATCAGGCGATGCAAATCGAACATCCCAAGTATGTGCGTCCTGAAGTGGTAGCCAGTCACGTTTGCAGCGACATGTCTATCGGCGAGTATTACGTCTATATCGAATCGCGCTTACGCGCCGCCGTAGAGTCGTTTGGCGAAAAAGCGGTGTTCTGCGGCGACCCGACGCGTCAGATTGAACCGGCTCAGTTCTGCCACGGCTCATACGGCAACATCATTCCGGTGGTCGATCTGGAAAGCGCTATCAACACCCTGCGTCAGATTTGCGATCAGGGTGAAGGTTCGCCGCACAATATTTGGCAGGGCGATGAAAACGATGTGCCGCATTACTACCGGTTCAACGAAATTTACTGCGAACGCATGTATGCGCATGGCGATACCATCGCCAGCGGCCCCACCGGCGACCCACTGAACATCGAGTGGGATAAAGCCGTAAGAACCCACAGTGCAGCCAAGATCAGCGACTATCCGGAAAGCGAGCTGCGCAAAGCGATTGTGCGCTTCAATCGTCGTTACACCGAAATTCTGGAAAATCTGCAACTGGCGTTGTCCGGCCGGCCGCTCAAACTGACCCCCGCCGTGATGGCGATGGGTTCACTGCGTGAAGATTTCCGTGCCATTGTCGCTCACCCGTTCCCCGGCGATAGCGCTTACCACGCCGCCCCGACATTCGAATATACGCCGCCGCCGCCGCCGCGCTTTCAGGCCAAGAGCCAGGCGGTAACCTTTGCCAATAATCAGGCTACGCTGGAAAAACTGGCACAGGCGTATGAGGCCGGCGATCTGCAAATGGCGCTGGCATGTCTGAGCGAGCAACTGGTGTGGGATATGACCGGCCCGGTAGACGTGCCGTATACCGGCGTGTTCTATGGTCACGAAGGTTTCTCACGCTTCTGGTCGTTGATGGGCCAGACGGTGGAATTCAGCAGCGAAGTGGTGGAAAAAGTCTTCTTTAGCGACAATCAGGCGATGGCTTACGGCAGCCAGCAAGGCATCACCAAATCCACCCGCGTACCTTACAGCTACGACTGGGCGATACGCTATGAATTCACCCATGATCATCGCATCCGGCTAATGCGTAATTATTTCAACCCGATGAAGATTCAGGCTGCGTTGGCCGCCACGCCACCGAAACCACGGTCATTCATCAACAAGTAA